In Methanosarcina siciliae T4/M, one genomic interval encodes:
- a CDS encoding TIGR04013 family B12-binding domain/radical SAM domain-containing protein encodes MDVNFRYSKKNSYSFAVLSPLLPEAGFTDKPQNGIMIYSFTTRQAAKIFREVENAGTDSIFIAGGPHPSGSPEETLEYFDYVVIGEGEETLPELVKVLKEGGDPGEAKGIAYKSADTGRVIKTPERPHVNLDAYPCFDPKKLRAPIEISRGCPWGCKYCQTPRLFGREVRHRSIDSILKNARYYDDLRFIASNAFAYGSDGIHPRFDKVEKLLSALRELPDKKIFFGTFPSEVRPEFVTEESVELVRKYCANDSLSLGAQSGSDGILKEIRRGHTVENSISAVECCLEHEIVPAVDFIFGLPSETEEDQEKSLELVRWICKRGGTVRAHYMTPLPGTPYASAVPSEVSNRVKRELGKLALGGKLTGYWEKHRKI; translated from the coding sequence ATGGATGTGAATTTTCGGTACAGCAAAAAAAACTCATACAGTTTTGCGGTCCTTTCCCCCTTACTTCCCGAAGCAGGGTTTACGGACAAACCCCAGAACGGGATCATGATCTACAGTTTTACTACACGGCAGGCAGCGAAAATCTTCAGGGAGGTTGAAAATGCAGGGACGGATTCGATCTTCATTGCAGGAGGACCGCACCCATCCGGGTCCCCTGAAGAGACACTTGAGTATTTTGATTACGTGGTTATTGGTGAAGGGGAAGAAACCCTTCCTGAACTCGTGAAGGTCCTGAAAGAGGGAGGAGACCCAGGAGAGGCAAAGGGAATCGCTTACAAATCAGCAGACACCGGCAGAGTGATCAAAACTCCGGAAAGACCGCATGTGAACCTGGACGCATACCCCTGTTTCGATCCGAAAAAACTCCGGGCTCCCATTGAGATCAGTCGCGGATGCCCCTGGGGCTGCAAGTACTGCCAGACGCCCAGGCTTTTTGGAAGAGAAGTCAGGCACAGGAGCATTGATTCCATCCTGAAGAATGCACGGTACTATGACGACCTCCGTTTCATAGCTTCAAATGCTTTCGCATACGGAAGCGATGGAATTCACCCGAGGTTCGATAAGGTAGAAAAACTGCTCTCTGCCCTCCGTGAACTGCCCGATAAAAAGATCTTTTTCGGGACTTTCCCCTCCGAAGTGCGCCCCGAGTTCGTGACCGAAGAATCTGTAGAACTTGTGAGAAAATATTGTGCAAACGACAGCCTTAGCCTTGGAGCCCAGTCAGGGAGTGACGGTATCCTTAAAGAAATAAGGAGAGGGCATACGGTTGAGAACAGCATTTCAGCTGTTGAGTGCTGCCTGGAACATGAGATTGTTCCGGCAGTCGATTTTATTTTCGGGCTTCCCTCAGAAACTGAAGAGGATCAGGAAAAAAGCCTTGAACTTGTCCGCTGGATCTGCAAAAGGGGCGGAACCGTCAGGGCTCATTACATGACCCCCCTTCCGGGAACTCCGTACGCATCAGCTGTTCCTTCGGAGGTTAGCAACCGGGTAAAGCGGGAGCTTGGAAAACTAGCCCTTGGAGGAAAACTAACAGGTTACTGGGAAAAACACAGGAAGATATAA
- a CDS encoding site-2 protease family protein, producing the protein MKQGRKGQENSDTEETISRIYPYITRVFDVYEIQKSGEIIYFFGTPKIDTENVMGELWTPLEQQGFGGTLKYELGEHVLIISPVKKAKEKHWVNLALFIATVFTTMICGAWMFGVDLWSAPMQIIQGLPFTLAILAVLGSHEMAHYAMARHHGMKTSLPYFIPFPTFIGTMGAVIRYRGPIPDRKALFDVGIAGPLVGLLVSIVVTIIGLSLDAPAIKPLPDSLMFELGLPPLFVMLQKLVGVTGTDLHPVAFAGWVGMFVTLLNLLPAGQLDGGHVLRAMLGKKANWVSSMMPRVLFLIGIYVVYGLRGDGFIWIFWALFLWAFAAAGHPSPLHDKMKLDRKRILIGILTFILGLLCFTLIPFKPIT; encoded by the coding sequence ATGAAACAGGGAAGAAAAGGTCAGGAGAATTCGGATACTGAAGAGACGATTTCACGCATATACCCTTACATAACGAGGGTATTTGACGTATATGAAATCCAGAAGTCCGGAGAGATTATCTATTTTTTCGGCACCCCTAAAATTGATACCGAAAATGTGATGGGGGAACTCTGGACTCCCCTCGAACAGCAAGGATTCGGAGGCACTCTGAAGTACGAGCTTGGGGAACACGTTCTTATTATTTCCCCCGTAAAAAAGGCAAAAGAAAAACACTGGGTAAACCTTGCGCTTTTCATAGCAACAGTTTTTACAACTATGATCTGCGGAGCCTGGATGTTTGGGGTTGATCTATGGAGTGCCCCCATGCAGATTATCCAGGGCTTGCCCTTCACCCTTGCAATACTGGCTGTGCTCGGCTCCCATGAGATGGCCCATTATGCAATGGCAAGGCACCATGGGATGAAAACGTCTCTCCCTTATTTTATCCCGTTTCCGACTTTCATAGGTACTATGGGAGCGGTAATCCGTTACAGAGGACCAATTCCTGACCGGAAAGCCCTCTTTGATGTGGGAATAGCCGGACCTCTTGTAGGGCTTCTGGTCTCAATTGTGGTTACCATAATCGGGCTGAGTCTTGATGCGCCTGCAATCAAACCGTTGCCCGATTCTCTGATGTTTGAGCTTGGCCTCCCCCCTCTTTTTGTGATGCTCCAGAAACTTGTCGGGGTTACGGGAACCGACTTGCACCCTGTGGCTTTTGCAGGCTGGGTGGGGATGTTTGTAACCCTTCTGAATCTCCTTCCTGCAGGGCAGCTTGACGGCGGGCACGTGCTCAGGGCAATGCTCGGTAAAAAAGCGAATTGGGTATCTTCAATGATGCCCAGGGTTCTTTTCCTGATAGGTATTTATGTGGTTTACGGGTTAAGAGGAGACGGCTTTATCTGGATATTCTGGGCGCTCTTCCTCTGGGCCTTTGCAGCAGCCGGGCACCCATCCCCCCTTCATGATAAAATGAAGCTGGACAGAAAACGCATCCTTATAGGAATCCTTACCTTTATCCTCGGGCTTCTCTGCTTTACCCTGATTCCTTTTAAACCCATAACATGA
- a CDS encoding DUF126 domain-containing protein, with protein MVPIKFKGRAISRGRAEGEVLISRDPISFLGSVDPKTGIVVEEKNSLAGKSIKGKVLVFPHGKGSTVGSYVMYQLKKNGAAPVAIINLETEPIVAVGAIISEIPLVDMLEKSPYEFLKDGDIVQVNGSEGYIELLEPKGSKVEE; from the coding sequence GTGGTTCCTATTAAATTCAAAGGCAGGGCAATTTCCAGGGGACGTGCAGAAGGGGAAGTTTTGATTTCCAGAGACCCCATATCCTTCCTTGGCAGTGTGGACCCTAAAACTGGAATTGTTGTCGAGGAAAAAAACTCTCTCGCAGGAAAATCAATCAAAGGAAAGGTGCTTGTTTTCCCTCATGGGAAAGGATCGACTGTCGGCTCCTATGTAATGTACCAGCTGAAGAAAAACGGAGCTGCTCCGGTGGCGATTATCAATTTGGAAACCGAACCTATAGTAGCGGTAGGGGCAATTATATCTGAAATCCCTTTAGTTGATATGCTGGAAAAAAGCCCGTATGAATTTTTAAAGGATGGAGACATTGTTCAGGTAAACGGCAGTGAGGGATATATCGAATTGCTTGAACCGAAAGGCAGTAAAGTAGAAGAATAA